One Curtobacterium sp. MCLR17_007 DNA window includes the following coding sequences:
- a CDS encoding glycoside hydrolase family 76 protein yields the protein MLSSTPTRTARGMQLTAATIVLGVAVAGAPQAASAVTTAPDAVWQQRASATYDAMQDSLYTGAAGHRLYRENTDTSTGNPYSFLWEYREATQAALDLQGIDGVGPAYANSAAARVAGFEQYHAVAPGGRAGYESSLPAPLGTGGDVYYDDNAVVGLSFVSQYQATKDPAVLDHARAAFDVAVRSWNTDGSLTCPGGSDWIDRPDNTTRAANVTGLTAQLAAHLYEETNDSSYLRWSTKLYDWNNRCLRQSAGLYQNSRADDGTVDPTLWTYNSGAMIGTATILYRATDDPKYLRQATAAARASLKYWTADDRLQQQPAVFNAFYLKDLLLLDSVQHDPSYRAAAEQWATATWRDNRDAATGLFHFQPSGGGDPDWDRPAATLDQAAMIQVFAALGWSSDRLGDVS from the coding sequence ATGCTCAGCTCGACACCAACGCGCACCGCACGCGGGATGCAGCTCACCGCGGCCACGATCGTCCTCGGCGTCGCCGTGGCCGGGGCACCGCAGGCCGCATCGGCCGTGACCACGGCTCCAGACGCCGTCTGGCAGCAGCGTGCGAGCGCCACGTACGACGCGATGCAGGACTCCCTGTACACCGGCGCCGCCGGCCACAGGCTCTACCGCGAGAACACCGACACCAGCACCGGCAACCCGTACTCGTTCCTCTGGGAGTACCGCGAGGCGACGCAGGCCGCGCTCGACCTGCAGGGGATCGACGGCGTCGGCCCCGCCTACGCGAACTCCGCGGCCGCACGCGTCGCCGGGTTCGAGCAGTACCACGCCGTCGCACCGGGCGGACGCGCCGGGTACGAGTCCTCCCTGCCGGCGCCGCTCGGTACCGGTGGCGACGTGTACTACGACGACAACGCCGTGGTGGGGCTGTCCTTCGTCAGCCAGTACCAGGCCACGAAGGACCCTGCGGTGCTCGACCACGCCCGCGCCGCGTTCGACGTCGCCGTCCGGAGCTGGAACACCGACGGATCGCTGACGTGCCCGGGCGGCTCCGACTGGATCGACCGGCCGGACAACACGACGCGGGCGGCGAACGTCACGGGCCTCACCGCCCAGCTCGCCGCGCACCTGTACGAGGAGACGAACGACTCGTCCTACCTCCGCTGGAGCACGAAGCTGTACGACTGGAACAACCGGTGCCTGCGCCAGTCCGCCGGCCTGTACCAGAACAGCCGCGCCGACGACGGTACCGTGGACCCGACGCTCTGGACGTACAACTCCGGCGCGATGATCGGGACGGCCACGATCCTGTACCGGGCGACGGACGACCCGAAGTACCTGCGGCAGGCGACCGCGGCGGCGCGTGCGTCCCTGAAGTACTGGACGGCGGACGACCGGCTGCAGCAGCAGCCCGCCGTCTTCAACGCCTTCTACCTCAAGGACCTGCTGCTGCTGGACTCGGTGCAGCACGACCCGTCGTACCGGGCCGCGGCCGAGCAGTGGGCGACCGCGACGTGGCGGGACAACCGCGACGCCGCGACCGGCCTGTTCCACTTCCAGCCGAGCGGCGGCGGCGACCCCGACTGGGACCGCCCCGCCGCGACGCTCGACCAGGCGGCGATGATCCAGGTCTTCGCCGCGCTGGGCTGGTCGTCCGACCGGCTCGGGGACGTCAGTTGA
- a CDS encoding extracellular solute-binding protein yields the protein MTRRTALALGGGGLLSMALAACARGSDTQPSAPGTVTLNSDNPTWGPGYAAASAVLAKRMGYRITSRSIASVNNYTQIIRMTAQTDSTTDLIKWTNGYRLQDIARADILTDLNPVWDEVTKRGWVDPAQRESFSYRGKAYGVPLYKSYYAVFYSKKAFAEHGITAPTTFDEMMDAAQQLKDAGITPFLSPGATTWEAEIWFMQLLASIDPDYYKAVTTDKASYTDEPAQRAMDLWSSMYADGFFSAPDVTSNDLPGLVKQGKFGMMLYGTWFANTLLAAGLSDADIGFFRVPPRGSAAPAVVVESGSLSVPVKAHRHGAAVDVAANWLATDVQTAWVGFLGDTSPNPHALPKSNLVKALAKDIADTRPVELTRYWEASPTPLVEGNVQDLGSFMVNPSKANGAATLRSMQNRAVTEWKTWNAA from the coding sequence GTGACCCGCCGCACCGCCCTCGCCCTGGGCGGCGGCGGGCTGCTCTCCATGGCCCTGGCGGCGTGCGCCCGCGGCTCCGACACGCAGCCCTCGGCGCCCGGCACCGTGACGCTCAACAGCGACAACCCGACCTGGGGCCCCGGCTACGCGGCCGCCTCGGCGGTACTCGCGAAGCGCATGGGGTACCGGATCACGTCCCGCTCGATCGCCAGCGTGAACAACTACACGCAGATCATCCGGATGACCGCGCAGACCGACAGCACGACGGACCTCATCAAGTGGACCAACGGCTACCGGCTGCAGGACATCGCCCGGGCGGACATCCTGACCGACCTGAACCCGGTGTGGGACGAGGTCACGAAGCGCGGCTGGGTCGACCCGGCGCAGCGCGAGTCCTTCAGCTACCGGGGCAAGGCGTACGGGGTGCCGCTCTACAAGAGCTACTACGCCGTGTTCTACAGCAAGAAGGCCTTCGCCGAGCACGGGATCACGGCACCGACGACCTTCGACGAGATGATGGACGCTGCGCAGCAGCTCAAGGACGCGGGCATCACGCCGTTCCTCTCCCCCGGCGCCACCACGTGGGAGGCCGAGATCTGGTTCATGCAGCTGCTCGCCTCGATCGACCCGGACTACTACAAGGCCGTCACCACCGACAAGGCGAGCTACACCGACGAGCCGGCGCAGCGGGCGATGGACCTCTGGTCGTCGATGTACGCCGACGGGTTCTTCTCGGCGCCCGACGTCACCTCGAACGACCTGCCCGGCCTCGTCAAGCAGGGCAAGTTCGGCATGATGCTCTACGGCACCTGGTTCGCGAACACCCTGCTCGCCGCCGGCCTGAGCGACGCCGACATCGGGTTCTTCCGGGTCCCCCCGCGCGGTTCGGCAGCTCCGGCGGTCGTCGTCGAGAGCGGCTCGCTGTCGGTCCCGGTCAAGGCGCACCGGCACGGCGCCGCCGTCGACGTCGCGGCGAACTGGCTGGCCACCGACGTGCAGACCGCGTGGGTCGGGTTCCTCGGTGACACCAGCCCCAACCCGCACGCACTGCCGAAGTCGAACCTCGTCAAGGCGCTCGCGAAGGACATCGCCGACACCCGCCCCGTCGAGCTCACGCGCTACTGGGAGGCCTCGCCCACCCCGCTCGTCGAGGGAAACGTGCAGGACCTCGGCTCGTTCATGGTGAACCCGTCGAAGGCGAACGGGGCCGCCACCCTGCGATCCATGCAGAACCGAGCAGTGACCGAGTGGAAGACCTGGAACGCCGCATGA
- a CDS encoding class I mannose-6-phosphate isomerase, with protein MSTFLPTGVTAGQYDKAPVIELPTGHDAWQGPAAWQHLAERLAAGVGRAMAIDTYPGSDLSGLRRELAAVAPDAVLIDVEDAAALPNAVIEERIAANLTDDRVFGVLGHQVLSDFYDSDRLAAVAERVRAAVGPVVVFGWGATLVPIDFGTVVLADLARWEIQRRQRAGAPNWRADNGDEDQLRKVKRGYFVEWRAADRHKRTLFDRIDLVLDANGSMADAKLIEATTFRAGLEIASRRPFRVVPFFDPGVWGGQWMKEVLEVGDADNYAWCFDCVPEENSLLFRIGDTVVELPALDLVFRHPRELLGVKTHARFGAEFPIRFDFLDTMDGGNLSLQVHPLTDYMQNTFGMPYTQDESYYMLDAADGAVVYLGVRDDADPVAMQAALRSASDGQEPFAADAFVNTFPAAKHDHFLIPAGTVHCSGADSMVLEISATPYIFTFKMWDWGRVGLDGVPRPVHLDHAFANIQWDRRTDFAREELVNQVTEVARGDGWVEERTGLHELEFIEVRRHWFDGVVPHDTDGTVNVLNLVEGAEAVVESPDGAFDPFVVHYAETFIVPASVGRYTIRPCGRGVGQRLGTVKASVRGTGLSD; from the coding sequence ATGTCCACGTTCCTGCCCACCGGCGTGACCGCCGGCCAGTACGACAAGGCGCCCGTCATCGAGCTCCCGACGGGCCACGACGCCTGGCAGGGGCCGGCGGCGTGGCAGCACCTGGCGGAACGCCTGGCCGCGGGCGTCGGTCGCGCGATGGCGATCGACACCTACCCAGGCAGTGACCTGTCGGGCCTGCGGCGCGAACTCGCGGCCGTGGCACCCGACGCCGTCCTCATCGACGTCGAGGACGCGGCCGCCCTGCCGAACGCCGTGATCGAGGAGCGCATCGCCGCGAACCTCACCGACGACCGCGTGTTCGGGGTCCTCGGGCACCAGGTGCTGTCCGACTTCTACGACTCCGACCGTCTGGCCGCCGTGGCCGAGCGCGTCCGTGCTGCCGTCGGCCCCGTGGTCGTGTTCGGCTGGGGTGCCACGCTGGTGCCGATCGACTTCGGCACCGTGGTGCTCGCCGACCTGGCCCGCTGGGAGATCCAGCGTCGACAGCGTGCCGGAGCGCCGAACTGGCGGGCCGACAACGGTGACGAGGACCAGCTACGCAAGGTCAAGCGCGGGTACTTCGTCGAGTGGCGTGCGGCGGACCGGCACAAGCGGACCCTGTTCGACCGGATCGACCTGGTGCTCGACGCGAACGGGTCGATGGCCGACGCCAAGCTGATCGAGGCGACGACGTTCCGCGCCGGGCTGGAGATCGCGAGCCGCCGACCCTTCCGGGTCGTGCCGTTCTTCGATCCCGGTGTGTGGGGCGGCCAGTGGATGAAGGAGGTGCTCGAGGTCGGGGACGCGGACAACTACGCCTGGTGCTTCGACTGCGTGCCCGAGGAGAACAGCCTGCTGTTCCGGATCGGCGACACGGTGGTCGAGCTGCCCGCACTCGACCTGGTGTTCCGGCACCCGCGCGAGCTCCTCGGCGTCAAGACCCACGCTCGGTTCGGTGCCGAGTTCCCGATCCGGTTCGACTTCCTCGACACCATGGACGGCGGGAACCTGTCGCTCCAGGTGCACCCGCTCACCGACTACATGCAGAACACCTTCGGCATGCCCTACACCCAGGACGAGAGCTACTACATGCTCGACGCGGCCGACGGCGCCGTCGTCTACCTGGGGGTGCGCGACGACGCCGACCCCGTCGCGATGCAGGCCGCGCTCCGGTCGGCGTCCGACGGGCAGGAGCCCTTCGCCGCCGACGCGTTCGTCAACACGTTCCCGGCGGCGAAGCACGACCACTTCCTGATCCCCGCGGGCACCGTGCACTGCTCCGGCGCGGACTCGATGGTCCTCGAGATCTCCGCGACGCCGTACATCTTCACGTTCAAGATGTGGGACTGGGGCCGGGTCGGGCTCGACGGCGTCCCGCGCCCGGTGCACCTCGACCACGCCTTCGCGAACATCCAGTGGGACCGCCGTACCGACTTCGCTCGCGAGGAGCTCGTCAACCAGGTGACCGAGGTGGCACGTGGCGACGGCTGGGTCGAGGAACGGACCGGGCTGCACGAGCTCGAGTTCATCGAGGTCCGTCGCCACTGGTTCGACGGGGTGGTGCCGCACGACACGGACGGCACCGTGAACGTCCTGAACCTGGTCGAGGGTGCCGAGGCCGTCGTCGAGAGCCCCGACGGTGCGTTCGACCCGTTCGTCGTGCACTACGCCGAGACGTTCATCGTGCCGGCGAGCGTCGGGCGGTACACGATCCGGCCGTGCGGGCGGGGAGTCGGACAACGACTCGGCACCGTGAAGGCGTCGGTACGGGGGACCGGCCTCAGCGACTGA
- a CDS encoding ROK family protein, whose amino-acid sequence MPPTAAPVGVMDVGGGHVTAAVIDPSAVDRVLVERDAPVDPHAHRDALLDQLAGPGRALARPGELQGWSIAMPGPFDAEAGVGTFAGVDKFQALAGVDLRGALAVRLGVVPGAVRFVNDAVAYGIGEWAGGAGAHVDRMVCVTLGTGVGSSFLHAGVAVDSGPDLPDHGEVHRLTIDGRPLEETVSSAALRRADRDQSGVSRTVEQLCAAARAGEPAAVSVTAAAMHALGAALRPWVGRFGATRVVVGGSIARSWDVIGPPLADCLHDSGADSTLEVLPATLGARAPLVGAAVAWTRATGLSR is encoded by the coding sequence GTGCCACCGACCGCGGCCCCCGTCGGCGTCATGGACGTCGGCGGGGGCCACGTCACCGCCGCGGTGATCGACCCGTCGGCGGTCGACCGTGTCCTGGTCGAACGCGACGCACCGGTCGACCCGCACGCGCACCGCGACGCCCTGCTCGACCAGCTCGCCGGCCCCGGTCGGGCACTCGCGCGGCCAGGGGAACTGCAGGGGTGGTCGATCGCCATGCCCGGACCGTTCGACGCCGAGGCCGGCGTCGGCACCTTCGCCGGAGTGGACAAGTTCCAGGCGCTCGCGGGCGTCGACCTGCGCGGCGCCCTCGCGGTCCGGCTCGGCGTCGTTCCGGGCGCGGTCCGGTTCGTCAACGACGCCGTGGCCTACGGGATCGGCGAGTGGGCGGGTGGTGCCGGGGCGCACGTCGACCGGATGGTCTGCGTCACGCTCGGCACCGGCGTCGGGTCGTCGTTCCTGCACGCCGGCGTCGCGGTCGACTCCGGTCCGGACCTGCCCGACCACGGCGAGGTGCACCGGCTGACGATCGACGGTCGCCCGCTCGAGGAGACGGTCTCGTCCGCGGCGCTGCGCCGCGCCGACCGCGACCAGTCCGGTGTGTCCCGGACGGTCGAACAGCTGTGCGCGGCGGCCCGGGCCGGCGAGCCCGCCGCCGTCAGCGTGACGGCCGCGGCGATGCACGCACTGGGCGCGGCGCTGCGCCCGTGGGTCGGCCGCTTCGGTGCGACGCGGGTCGTCGTCGGTGGCTCCATCGCCCGGTCGTGGGACGTCATCGGACCGCCACTCGCCGACTGTCTGCACGACAGTGGCGCCGACAGCACGCTCGAGGTGCTCCCGGCGACACTCGGGGCACGCGCACCGCTGGTCGGTGCCGCGGTCGCTTGGACGCGCGCGACCGGGCTCAGTCGCTGA
- a CDS encoding LacI family DNA-binding transcriptional regulator: MQAASGSGPTRKPAMTVKDIARVAEVSPMTVSRVLSGGKNVRPALREHVERVIAEVGYHRNENARSLRPGQRSGLVGVMITNIGNPYYAGVVQGIEQVVAATGRRILVGTTNEDADLERQLLSDFLGRQVEGLVVVPVGPDVERFTTARLHDVPLVLASRTVRDVPADAVLIDDVHGAHAATAMMLEDGHRRIAFLGNKVTVSTGQRRLTGFRRAFAEHGTELDDALVVLGLQDTDTAERAMRELLGRAEAPTAVFAANNRISVGAIRAIAKGVADGTVDQPPRLFAFDSFDFADMAPIPLSVIDHDPAELGRVAARMLLSRLDGSADGEPPRLVELPVHIVHH; the protein is encoded by the coding sequence ATGCAGGCAGCCTCGGGGTCCGGACCGACCCGGAAGCCCGCGATGACCGTCAAGGACATCGCCCGCGTCGCCGAGGTCAGCCCGATGACGGTCTCCCGCGTGCTGTCCGGCGGCAAGAACGTACGTCCGGCCCTGCGCGAGCACGTCGAACGCGTCATCGCGGAGGTCGGGTACCACCGCAACGAGAACGCCCGCAGCCTGCGCCCCGGGCAGCGGTCCGGGCTGGTCGGCGTCATGATCACGAACATCGGCAACCCGTACTACGCGGGCGTCGTGCAGGGCATCGAGCAGGTGGTCGCCGCGACCGGCCGCCGCATCCTGGTCGGCACCACGAACGAGGACGCGGACCTCGAGCGCCAGCTGCTCTCCGACTTCCTCGGTCGGCAGGTCGAGGGGCTCGTCGTCGTGCCGGTCGGGCCGGACGTCGAGCGGTTCACCACCGCGCGGTTGCACGACGTGCCGCTCGTGCTCGCCTCGCGCACGGTGCGGGACGTGCCGGCAGACGCGGTCCTGATCGACGACGTCCACGGTGCGCACGCGGCCACCGCGATGATGCTCGAGGACGGTCACCGGCGGATCGCGTTCCTCGGCAACAAGGTCACGGTCTCCACCGGGCAGCGACGGCTGACCGGGTTCCGTCGCGCCTTCGCCGAGCACGGGACCGAGCTCGACGACGCGCTCGTGGTGCTCGGACTGCAGGACACCGACACCGCGGAGCGCGCGATGCGGGAGCTGCTCGGACGCGCCGAGGCGCCCACCGCCGTGTTCGCCGCGAACAACCGGATCAGCGTCGGCGCGATCCGGGCGATCGCGAAGGGCGTGGCCGACGGCACGGTCGACCAGCCGCCCCGGCTGTTCGCCTTCGACTCGTTCGACTTCGCCGACATGGCGCCGATCCCGCTGTCCGTGATCGACCACGACCCCGCGGAGCTCGGTCGGGTCGCCGCCCGGATGCTGCTCTCGCGGCTCGACGGCTCCGCCGACGGCGAGCCGCCGCGGCTCGTCGAGCTCCCCGTCCACATCGTCCACCACTGA
- a CDS encoding sugar ABC transporter permease — MTLTQPPVPDTVLDQEGRPGARRRPTPTRRAPLRARLTGGAFLAPSVVLVVALLVVPFLFTIYRSFFDDNGFTRSRVGVENYRAMFADPAFGQSVLNTAMWVVGTLLLPVGIGLAIAVATWKLKLGGLARFAIVLPYAISGSATAVVWTFMLSTDGGLDTLLRMFGLDPLVSQWLLQWPLNTVMMIVATTWQATGACVILFLVGLQSIPPNTLEAAQIDGASGWRLFWSVTFPQLRPMTVVVVGISIVGSLKVFDQVLLLTNGGPGTASETLALTMYRETFTLSRYGSGAAVAVFLTIVVVVASWAYLRRQLRPTD, encoded by the coding sequence ATGACGCTCACACAACCGCCCGTCCCCGACACGGTGCTCGACCAGGAGGGCCGGCCCGGCGCCCGACGTCGGCCCACGCCGACGAGGCGGGCACCGCTCAGGGCCCGCCTCACCGGCGGCGCGTTCCTCGCCCCGTCCGTCGTGCTGGTGGTCGCGCTGCTCGTCGTCCCGTTCCTGTTCACGATCTACCGCAGCTTCTTCGACGACAACGGGTTCACCCGGAGCCGGGTCGGGGTCGAGAACTACCGCGCGATGTTCGCCGACCCCGCGTTCGGTCAGTCCGTCCTGAACACCGCCATGTGGGTCGTCGGCACGCTCCTGCTGCCCGTGGGCATCGGCCTCGCGATCGCGGTCGCCACCTGGAAGCTCAAGCTCGGCGGACTCGCCCGCTTCGCCATCGTGTTGCCCTACGCGATCTCCGGCTCGGCGACCGCCGTGGTGTGGACGTTCATGCTCTCCACCGACGGCGGACTCGACACCCTGCTGCGCATGTTCGGACTCGACCCGCTCGTGTCCCAGTGGCTGCTGCAGTGGCCGCTCAACACCGTGATGATGATCGTCGCGACGACCTGGCAGGCCACGGGCGCGTGCGTCATCCTCTTCCTGGTCGGCCTGCAGTCGATCCCGCCGAACACGCTCGAGGCAGCGCAGATCGACGGTGCGTCGGGATGGCGGCTGTTCTGGTCCGTCACGTTCCCGCAACTGCGGCCGATGACCGTGGTCGTCGTGGGCATCTCGATCGTCGGCAGCCTCAAGGTCTTCGACCAGGTGCTGCTGCTCACGAACGGCGGCCCTGGAACCGCGTCCGAGACCCTCGCCCTGACGATGTACCGCGAGACCTTCACCCTGTCGCGGTACGGGTCCGGTGCGGCCGTCGCCGTCTTCCTGACGATCGTGGTCGTGGTGGCCTCGTGGGCCTACCTCCGCCGTCAACTCCGTCCGACCGACTAG
- a CDS encoding carbohydrate ABC transporter permease — MTKTSHRILAAVLTVVSLIWLIPSYLLVVNAFTKSADYSGTPSWWPTSWSLFDNIATAFRNANVGQGMLNSLLYSVVGAGAAVFIAALASFAVTIMPVKRPTFWFWVIYIGTILPLQAFLSPLFTGFAATSLFDTQYGMLLVYVALTIPFAFFVVRGHMTGLPNEVREAASLDGAGWVRMFFQVHLPLSVSALLAAFVFQFTWIWNDLLFGLTLSSSANIRPVMATLADLTGNYSTYGPPVALAGALVASLPTIIVFFAFQRFFARGLNPTA; from the coding sequence ATGACCAAGACCTCTCACCGCATCCTGGCCGCCGTGCTGACGGTGGTGTCGCTGATCTGGCTGATCCCGTCGTACCTGCTCGTGGTCAACGCCTTCACCAAGAGCGCCGACTACTCGGGCACACCGTCCTGGTGGCCGACCTCATGGTCGCTGTTCGACAACATCGCGACCGCCTTCCGGAACGCCAACGTCGGGCAGGGCATGCTCAACAGCCTGCTCTACTCGGTGGTCGGGGCCGGCGCCGCGGTGTTCATCGCCGCGCTCGCCTCCTTCGCGGTCACGATCATGCCGGTCAAGCGCCCGACCTTCTGGTTCTGGGTGATCTACATCGGCACGATCCTGCCGCTGCAGGCCTTCCTGTCGCCGCTCTTCACCGGGTTCGCCGCCACGTCGCTGTTCGACACGCAGTACGGCATGCTCCTGGTCTACGTCGCCCTCACCATCCCGTTCGCGTTCTTCGTCGTGCGCGGGCACATGACCGGGCTGCCGAACGAGGTGCGCGAGGCAGCGTCCCTCGACGGGGCCGGCTGGGTGCGGATGTTCTTCCAGGTCCACCTGCCGCTCTCGGTGAGCGCGCTGCTGGCGGCCTTCGTCTTCCAGTTCACCTGGATCTGGAACGACCTGCTCTTCGGCCTGACGCTGTCGTCCAGCGCGAACATCCGCCCCGTCATGGCGACCCTCGCCGACCTGACCGGCAACTACTCCACGTACGGACCGCCGGTCGCGCTGGCCGGAGCGCTCGTCGCCTCGCTCCCGACCATCATCGTGTTCTTCGCGTTCCAGCGGTTCTTCGCCCGCGGGCTGAACCCGACCGCCTGA